The Xyrauchen texanus isolate HMW12.3.18 chromosome 4, RBS_HiC_50CHRs, whole genome shotgun sequence genome segment ATTATGACTTGCTGTTCTTAGCAGGTTTTTGGCGAAATTCACATTCCTTTCACATACATTTCTAAAGATTCATTTTTATGCAATATATTGTAAATACAGCAGCGTTAATTGTACAGAGGGGTCGGTTGAAAGTGAgtgttgtatgtatatattttgctATGTCATATGTTTGTATAATGTACTAAATGTTATAGTCTCCTAGTGATGTCATCTGCTCAATAATGAATCTGATATGGACTCTAAACTAGAAAAATAATCATAGTCTCACTCTAAAATTAAGTGTACTTGAAGTTTCACTGAGGTATGTTGGGGTTAACCATGTGGATTTTCAGAAAtgcattttaagcattttatttttgctCTCCATATGTTCTCTTTACCATTGTACTTGACACCGCTAATATTGAAATCAAGAATTTACATTAAACAGGGACAAGATGTCGCACATTGTGTTAAAGGCAAGTTTCAGAAACTAAATGATTACCCCATGAGGTTTGCTAGTGTGTAGATTATATTTACCGTCTGTTAAATTTACAAGCTTTTAGGGCTAACATTTGCCATTTGGCATACAAGAACATGTGTACTACCCCTGGTTTAGTTAAAAGGGCTTATACAGGGATAATCAAATGTGCTTTAGTGATGCTTGGTGGGACGTCTGGGCCGTTGGTAAATGTCAGGAGTTTCACTACATGTTCTTTCTTTATGTCCAGTCAGTTGCTAACCTTTTCGTATGAAAAGTACAACACTAAATATGGATTGTGAAATATTTTGAAGTATTTTTGCTATTAATTTCACATCTCTAGTCATGCTACAGAATTGTTGAGCACATTTCTTTCATATCAGAGATGTTTCAAACTCTATTTAAGCAATGTTTTTTCTTCCTGTAAGTTTAAAATCATATTTGTTATTAGTTTCGCTTGATCTTAAGACAGTTGCATTGCAACAGAAAAGAGGAGATTGTGAATATTGTCTTTTGATACTTGGTCTTACCTTTAAACCTAAAATAGCTCTACAGGTACGTGTGCATCACGTATCAAACTAAAGTAACCGTAAATCTAACTTGTCAGTTTATTGCTAAACACATAGGGTATATTAGAGTATAATAATAAAGTACTTCCACTATTAAGTGTTTTATGTAAGCAAAGTGCATTTATATGAGCTGGAAACAAACGTGCTTACAAACAAGATTGTAGAGATTTTAAACTGGATAAGCAGACTGAAGTTTCTGTTACTCAGACTTTACACATGTAGTTTAGTCTGGAAAGATGCAATGCACTTTAAGATTGAAAACAATGCATATTGGGGTTCTTGGGAATAGATTCTAAGCATAATAGTaactttaatgataaaaaaaaattatgttttatagaGCACATGCATTGTTTATGAGCTATTATTAATAGTATTGTAATGAATTAACCACAAACATTTttgttagaaaatattttttcctcCTTGCCTTTTCTGACAATTGATGTTTAAATCCTTAAAGAAGCACATTTAATGTTTGTTTACAACTACTTCATggatgtatattttgtatattgtgttATTTGCCAAATGAATGTGCTATGTCACAGGAAATTATGCTGTGATCGATGTGTGTGTTTCTCTTACCATACACTTGCTGTCGAAGTCTGTCAGTGGGTAACCTAATTGTTTGTTGTCTTTCTAGTTCAGTATGTTCCTGCTTGTTTCCTGGggttttctttcttctctctacATGTGAAAACAGTGTTTATGTAGATGACTGCTTATCATTGTCTTTTAGGATCTGTACAATAAGAGATGTGGTTTTGAGTTTTGTAAATCACCCACGGAAAGCACTATGGATGTCATAGATGTTGTAaactatacaaatatttatacttCTAAAGTTGtattatattgaaaataaaaaggcatgtcaaaattaccatttatgttgtgtttattatCAATTTGCATTTTGTCATTACaaagtgtaaagcagttcaatggaaaggaggcgagaaccggcctggcgatataaacaatattttaatgattaacttaaaagacaaaaacacatgtgacggacatgtccgtaaacgatctctctctcgtcgcaccaccgtccgcaatcagcctttatccctctcggatgcttaattagcctgataagggaccgggtgtgtataatcacgacccggtcccgccctccctCCTGTCACACGAAGTTCAAGGCAAAGGGGTACAAAACTttcaagatccaaaaaggacataaagataATCCATACGACCCAAGTGGTgtaatctatgtcctttgaaTCGATATCTTTGGTTTTGGGtgtaaaacagaccaaaatataatgaactaatgttaacatttttagctttgtttaaaaaatgcattagtatATGATGAAGTTAACATTAAGTACGAGTAATGAGTGATATAAAAGTATTATAACCttttaaccttattgtaaagtgtgacAATTTGTTTGAAATGTGCTCACCCCCACCCACTAAGACAAGTATTAGGGATAggttaaccctaacctaacctgaaTTTTCAAAAAACCAGACATTAAGCCAACATTTGTCTGGAGagagataaaaacaaaaatctgaatATTAAAGTTGACTGTATCTTGCATATCTTCTCCTAATTCTCCTGCAGAGGCAGAAAGCACCAGATGCAATTACAATTGCAGCTATAGTGATGGAAAATGCAAGTATACCAACAGAGAATTCACATTGCAAGTGGACATCTATAATCCTTGTTCCTGTGCCGTTACAAACTGTCTCCATTAGTTGTCTcaccttgactttattgtccttaacCCATTTCATAAACTGAAAGTTGCTACAGTTGCATGCCAGAGGATTATAACTCAGATCAACACTACTACCATTTCCCAAATTCATAACACTTCCAACATCCACCGTCACAAAGAAATTATTAGCAAAGTTAAGTTGGAGAAACTTCAAGGAGTAGAATGCTGCGGTGCTGATTTTGGTCAGCTGGTTTTCACTGAAGTCTACTTGCTTGAGTTGTGTGAGCTCTTTAAACAAGTTCTCCTTGAAGGCAGTAATTCTGCATGCAGATAAAATGAGTGTTTCCAGAACAGGGATGGGTTTGAAGAGCTCTGTTTGAGTAAGAACCCCTCCTAGAATGGGGTTCCCCTTCAAATTGAGGAGTCGCAAGTTCTTTAAGCCTTTGAAAAGTTGCACGTTTGTGAGATTCGTGTTAGACCAGGATATATTTAGAGTGCTAAGATTCTGTAGACTACTGAAAGGTGAGCTGTCGTTCAGAGTGTAGCTTGAACGACTAAAGTCCAAGTGCTCCAATTGAGGCACTACACTGAAAGGCTGTGAATTCCAGCGCATGGGTGAGCCATAGCTGAGATTGAGGACTTTAAGGTGACCGAGTCCAAACAGCTGGTCATTACAACAAGGTCCTGTGGGGTTCACTTGACTAATGCTGAGATCCAGCTCCTCTAATCTTCCAAGACTCTCTAAGCATCTACTGCTGAATGTGAGTTTCTTCATGTTCCCACTTATGGACAAGTGTGTAAGCTTGGGAAAGTTTCTGGAATTGATGTGGCAGACATCCAGAAAGCTGTTCTCATCTAGCACCAGATGGGATAATGTTGACAGGCCGGTCAAGATGGAGGGCAGTAAACCTAGGTGAGTTCTGGTAAGGTCTAGCTTCTGAAGGCCTTCAAGGCAACGAAATGTGGAATTGTTCAGGTCTGAGAAATGCACAATCTGGAAATCCAGATCAGTCACGGAGATGTTGCAGAAACATTGTAGTGCAGAAGAAGGTATGTGCACTGCTGGATCGGATTCGTACAATCCCAGGTTCAGTCTATTGGTTTTAATGCCTTCAAGGCCTTTTAGTAGGACAGAAATGTCCATCTTTCCCAGGCAGCCACTGATATCCAGACTCCCTAAGGTCAGCGACTGAAAAGCACCTGGTTCTACATAGACAATATCATTTCCTTTGAAGCTTATATTCATCCCGACGACATAATGAAGTGGTTTCAAATCATCTGCAGTTATTCGCTCAATAGAATTCATGTCCAGCTTTAGCATTCTCAACTTTTGAAAATGGAAACTGCTTAGTCCGTCTAATGAGCGAATGTCACTGCCTCTAAGGTCTAGAACCTCCAAATTGACAAGATTATCTGATGGGATGTCTGAAAGGCTTTTTATCTTCGACTGAGCTAGACTGAGATGTTTCAAGGCCTGTGGTCCAACAAAAGCTCTGTTTGCAATGAACACAAGTGGGTTTCCAATTAGGATGAGGACTTCCAGGTGAGGCtgattttcaaaaatgtcttcATACATGAAAACGATGCCACATCTGTGTGAACAGGGATTGAGTGTGAAATATTAGGATTACACTTTACATAAGagcacaattatatatatatatatatatatatatatatatatatatatatatatataaacaatacagttAAATTCAGTCAAACTAGCACTAATCTCACCTTGTTAGCTCTAGAAAAGTGAGGCTCCGGAGCCTTTGAAAAGTAAAGTTGTACAGAGAAGGCAGGTAATTGAAGCTGAATTTCAGAATTCGGACAGAATTTGGTACCTCGTCTGGAATGAGCTTAAGGTCTAAATCACTGCAATCATAACCATCATCTATCTGAAGGGGAAAAAACACCAGAGTTAAACATGAACCTACTGTATAGTCAGTGCTGGATAGATTACATCTGGAATGTAATCTGGTACCAATgttacaaattaaacatttttagatAACACAAATTTTTAGGTAATCgaatctaaatactttttaatCACTCATTGTATATTCCTGTGAAAATCTACTCATTAATCTGAAATGTTTTGAGTAACCTCCTCAAGTAAACGTAAAATCAAGAAGAAACTTGCTATGTGTCTGTGCTGAGTAAAATAAAGGTGcttagagagtcataaaaaccCAACACTATATTGTTACCCAAGACAGAGGACAATGAAAACATACAcattacattcatttattttctgtttatattaGCTGCTACACATATAAGCCAAACGTCCTTGGTCTTAAACGCATCTGTGACTCAAGAAGTCTGATGCTGtctgcaaataaatgtattttgcatacTTTTGAAAATTTTGAATTGTTCCAAAATAACTGAATCTAATAATTGTGAGAGCAAATATTTACACAATTAATAATCAGTAAATTACGCACTTGTAATTGCCGTTGTAATCAAGAATGTAGTCACATAACCCATAAAAAGTAACAGTAATCCAATTGTGCTCCCTATTAAATGTGATCCACATACAAGAACTTTTATTTATGTAATCTGATCCTGTAATCCAAATgaaatgtaatccattactgCCCCACACTGCTTATTATCATAGTTATTTATGTGAATTCAAAATACTCTGCAAAAGAAACCATTGTAAGTTTACCTGAAAGCATCGTTCCCTAGCCCATGGTTTTCCGTCATTATAGGCTAAAAAGAGTGAAATTACAGTGAAACATAATCTGAAGAAAACCGACTGTCTCTCCATAGTGTACTAGGCAAAAGTGTACAGATCCACATCTTTATTTATAAATACCTGTGAAAATAGAGGAACTTCATATAAAGCAGAAGTATTCAGCCATAGCTTCCCCTTTTCTCCATGCAATTGATTGTTTTGTATGGTTAGAGGAAGATTCTGCCACTGTGCTCACATCCAGAAAGCaaataaagtgtattttatttattgtgtagAAAGTGTTCCTCTTCTGGTATGGTTTTAAAGAtcaaaacattcacaaaaaaaaatatatatatatatattccttatCAATAAAATCctttgacaataaataaataaataaaacttagaTTCCAGATCttgcattattttattaataaagaaaGCAATTTGTGCTGAAGTCAGATTACCTCATAAATCTGTCCAGTGTTCTTCATTTTATAACTGTCCCCAGGAATTTGCAGCACTTTACCAGGAGTGGTGATTGAACCTGCAGCTAGCCTTTGGGAACAATGGGCAGTTGACCCTTCACCTtatttctgaccaatcctatcttagcaactgttgccccaccgccatttctctgacaagcaCTTGCTTATTTACAACGAGTGTCTATgtgagtaatgtgtgtttgagtgtagtTTTAAGAGGAATTTTATAGAAATtatccactatatatatatatatatatagaaaaaagtTGTTGCTGGGTCATTTTTAATAGTTACCAAGAGCAGATAAaagcaatgttttttgttttttgaaaatctttaaaaaaaaatcttgagagGAGTATGCTTTGAATTAATGTGTGTCAGTcttcattcccaaatgaacatgtttttacatcagcaaggacacctacatttgctgcAAGGTAAATTAAAGCCAGTAACCGAACactaatttatttatgtattaattcaAGTCTTAGTAAAGGCattagtaaataaagagttcacagcatcTTTAGTG includes the following:
- the LOC127641479 gene encoding CD180 antigen-like gives rise to the protein MERQSVFFRLCFTVISLFLAYNDGKPWARERCFQIDDGYDCSDLDLKLIPDEVPNSVRILKFSFNYLPSLYNFTFQRLRSLTFLELTRCGIVFMYEDIFENQPHLEVLILIGNPLVFIANRAFVGPQALKHLSLAQSKIKSLSDIPSDNLVNLEVLDLRGSDIRSLDGLSSFHFQKLRMLKLDMNSIERITADDLKPLHYVVGMNISFKGNDIVYVEPGAFQSLTLGSLDISGCLGKMDISVLLKGLEGIKTNRLNLGLYESDPAVHIPSSALQCFCNISVTDLDFQIVHFSDLNNSTFRCLEGLQKLDLTRTHLGLLPSILTGLSTLSHLVLDENSFLDVCHINSRNFPKLTHLSISGNMKKLTFSSRCLESLGRLEELDLSISQVNPTGPCCNDQLFGLGHLKVLNLSYGSPMRWNSQPFSVVPQLEHLDFSRSSYTLNDSSPFSSLQNLSTLNISWSNTNLTNVQLFKGLKNLRLLNLKGNPILGGVLTQTELFKPIPVLETLILSACRITAFKENLFKELTQLKQVDFSENQLTKISTAAFYSLKFLQLNFANNFFVTVDVGSVMNLGNGSSVDLSYNPLACNCSNFQFMKWVKDNKVKVRQLMETVCNGTGTRIIDVHLQCEFSVGILAFSITIAAIVIASGAFCLCRRIRRRYARYSQL